A window of the Streptomyces sp. Ag109_O5-10 genome harbors these coding sequences:
- a CDS encoding MFS transporter — protein sequence MRLTFEDRAVRERNRPLRALAAGSVGNFIEWYEFGVYGYVATVVAERFFTPAGGSAAEGLVRTYASFGLAFFFRPLGAALFGRLADRLGRRPVLILVVALMTGATALIGVLPTYARAGALAPWLLTFLRVVQGLSAGGEFGGAVAMLTEFAPPGRRGLYGAWQSFTVALGLLGGAGMAVGLSVVLTADQFGSWGWRLPFLLALPLGALALWLRIGLDETPEFREPAVEAARAVPVPVGAVGRAVARVMGWSAAGYTFLVVLPSYLQAALHTGFRTALLATVVANLGFAAAILPAGLFSDRVGRRPVMLAGAGLVVLLALPLLHLLRDPGTPAAVKGAALCGAGAVVGLMAGPGPALLAEMFPARARCTGLGLAYALSNAVFSGCAGLIITEAVGRTGNLDVPGYYAAATCAVSVLALLGPRRTKAG from the coding sequence ATGAGGCTGACTTTCGAAGACCGTGCAGTGCGCGAGCGGAACCGGCCCCTCCGGGCGCTGGCGGCGGGCTCGGTGGGGAACTTCATCGAGTGGTACGAGTTCGGTGTCTACGGCTATGTCGCGACCGTCGTCGCCGAGCGGTTCTTCACCCCGGCGGGCGGCAGCGCGGCCGAAGGGCTGGTGCGCACCTACGCCTCGTTCGGGCTGGCGTTCTTCTTCCGTCCGCTGGGGGCCGCCCTGTTCGGCCGGCTGGCGGACCGGCTGGGCCGGCGGCCGGTGCTGATCCTGGTGGTGGCGCTGATGACGGGCGCGACGGCGCTGATCGGCGTGCTGCCGACGTACGCGCGGGCCGGTGCGCTCGCGCCGTGGCTGCTGACGTTCCTGAGGGTCGTTCAGGGGCTCTCGGCAGGCGGGGAGTTCGGTGGGGCGGTGGCGATGCTGACCGAGTTCGCGCCGCCGGGACGGCGGGGGCTGTACGGGGCGTGGCAGTCGTTCACCGTGGCGCTGGGGCTGCTGGGCGGGGCGGGTATGGCGGTAGGCCTGTCCGTGGTACTGACGGCCGATCAGTTCGGCTCCTGGGGGTGGCGGTTGCCGTTCCTGCTGGCGCTGCCGCTGGGCGCGCTGGCGCTGTGGCTGCGGATCGGTCTCGACGAGACGCCGGAGTTCCGCGAGCCGGCCGTGGAGGCGGCCCGTGCCGTGCCGGTGCCGGTCGGGGCGGTCGGGCGGGCCGTCGCCCGGGTGATGGGCTGGTCGGCCGCCGGATACACCTTCCTGGTGGTGCTGCCTTCGTACCTCCAGGCGGCCCTGCACACCGGCTTCCGCACGGCGCTGCTGGCGACCGTGGTGGCGAACCTGGGGTTCGCTGCGGCGATCCTGCCGGCGGGGCTGTTCAGCGACCGGGTGGGGCGGCGGCCGGTGATGCTGGCGGGCGCCGGGCTCGTGGTGCTGCTGGCGCTGCCCCTGCTCCACCTCCTCCGGGACCCGGGGACCCCGGCCGCCGTGAAGGGCGCGGCGCTGTGCGGAGCGGGCGCGGTGGTGGGGCTGATGGCGGGGCCGGGGCCCGCGCTGCTGGCCGAGATGTTCCCGGCCCGGGCCCGCTGCACGGGCCTGGGACTCGCCTACGCCTTGTCCAATGCCGTGTTCTCGGGCTGTGCGGGCCTCATCATCACGGAGGCGGTGGGGCGGACCGGGAACCTCGACGTTCCCGGCTACTACGCGGCGGCGACCTGCGCGGTCAGCGTGCTCGCGCTGCTCGGACCGCGGCGCACGAAGGCGGGTTGA